The following are encoded together in the Capsulimonas corticalis genome:
- the galE gene encoding UDP-glucose 4-epimerase GalE: MGSVLVTGGAGYIGSHTSKLLLKKGYDVVIYDSLELGHKEVLKYLPGAKFVQGDIGDGQLVADTVKKYDVDSMIHFAAYASVPESVGDPVKYYQNNIVKTLTLLDAINSQGVKHVLFSSSAATFGETQYVPIDEKHPQKPTNPYGQTKLDAEYILHWYDVAFGIKSVALRYFCAAGADPEGELGEDHTPETHMIPLTLFAALGRRPDIKIFGTDYPTHDGTGVRDYIHVTDLGHAHILGLEALKNGAETTAYNLGNGKGYSVREVIETGRKVTGKTIVATESPRRPGDPAELVASSAKIEKELGWKPQFGDIETIMRTAYEWFEKHPKGYASEE; this comes from the coding sequence ATGGGATCCGTATTAGTGACCGGCGGCGCCGGATATATCGGCAGCCATACATCGAAACTGCTGCTCAAGAAGGGCTATGACGTCGTCATTTACGACAGTCTGGAGCTGGGGCACAAGGAAGTCTTGAAGTATCTTCCGGGCGCGAAGTTCGTGCAGGGGGATATCGGCGACGGTCAACTGGTGGCGGATACGGTCAAGAAGTACGATGTCGACTCGATGATCCACTTCGCCGCGTATGCGTCCGTGCCGGAGAGCGTGGGCGATCCCGTCAAGTACTACCAGAACAATATCGTCAAGACCCTCACGCTGCTTGACGCGATCAATAGTCAGGGCGTCAAGCATGTCCTCTTCTCGTCGTCCGCCGCGACCTTCGGCGAGACGCAGTACGTTCCGATCGATGAGAAGCACCCGCAGAAACCGACCAACCCCTACGGACAGACCAAGCTGGACGCCGAGTACATCCTGCACTGGTACGATGTCGCGTTCGGCATCAAGAGCGTCGCCCTGCGCTACTTCTGCGCCGCCGGCGCGGATCCCGAAGGCGAGCTGGGCGAGGACCATACTCCCGAGACGCACATGATCCCGCTGACCCTGTTCGCGGCTCTGGGACGACGCCCCGACATCAAGATCTTCGGCACGGACTATCCCACCCACGACGGCACCGGCGTCCGCGACTACATTCACGTCACCGACCTCGGCCACGCGCACATTCTTGGCCTGGAAGCCCTGAAGAACGGCGCGGAAACCACCGCCTATAACCTGGGCAACGGCAAGGGCTACTCGGTCCGCGAAGTGATCGAAACCGGACGCAAAGTCACCGGCAAGACCATCGTCGCGACGGAATCCCCGCGCCGCCCCGGCGACCCGGCCGAGCTAGTCGCCTCCAGCGCCAAGATCGAAAAAGAGCTGGGCTGGAAGCCGCAGTTCGGCGACATCGAAACCATCATGCGCACAGCGTATGAGTGGTTCGAGAAGCATCCCAAGGGATACGCTTCGGAAGAGTAA
- the corA gene encoding magnesium/cobalt transporter CorA: MIKLEHFAEPGKPPLPLEPTRISDALKNPNGMVWLDLEDPSEEDFQLLVDEFQFHQLAMDDLRQRDQRAKVVDYAGYTFVVMHELRPGKNRSDLNMPCLERGAEVNTFTGPNFCVTVHNGHSPAVETARQRWEASREMQDHGPYAFLYLILDSLVDDYYPTLDAFDERIDSLEEIILKPAGEEVDLTNKNSNAEDQRKPLKTLLGVRRELLEMRRYVAPMRDAVNTMLRHVEAMQDPERAGEQRRADRARALYAYYQDVYDHTIRIVETIDTYRDLLAGTLDAHLAVASNRLNEVVKVLTSVSIIMMSWATISGIYGMNFEHMPELHWHYGYVYVWALFILVTVAEYIYFRKRKWL, translated from the coding sequence ATGATCAAACTCGAACACTTCGCCGAGCCGGGGAAGCCGCCGCTGCCTTTGGAGCCGACGCGTATCAGCGACGCGCTGAAGAATCCGAACGGGATGGTGTGGCTGGATCTGGAAGATCCTTCGGAAGAGGACTTTCAGCTGCTGGTCGACGAGTTCCAGTTCCATCAGCTCGCCATGGACGATCTTCGCCAGAGGGATCAGCGGGCGAAAGTGGTGGACTACGCTGGATATACCTTCGTCGTCATGCACGAACTGCGGCCGGGGAAAAACCGCAGCGACCTGAACATGCCCTGCCTGGAGCGCGGCGCGGAAGTGAATACGTTTACCGGCCCAAACTTCTGCGTCACCGTTCACAACGGCCATTCGCCCGCCGTGGAGACCGCCCGGCAACGCTGGGAAGCGAGCCGGGAGATGCAGGATCATGGGCCCTACGCCTTCCTCTATCTCATTTTGGATTCCCTGGTCGACGACTACTACCCCACCCTCGACGCCTTCGACGAGCGGATCGACTCGCTGGAGGAGATCATCCTGAAGCCCGCCGGCGAGGAAGTCGATCTGACAAACAAGAATTCCAACGCCGAAGACCAGCGCAAGCCTCTCAAGACCCTGCTGGGCGTGCGCCGCGAGCTGCTGGAGATGCGGCGCTATGTCGCTCCCATGCGCGACGCCGTCAACACCATGCTGCGCCATGTCGAGGCGATGCAGGATCCGGAGCGCGCCGGCGAGCAGCGCCGCGCCGACCGCGCCCGCGCGCTCTACGCGTATTATCAGGACGTCTACGACCATACCATTCGCATTGTCGAGACGATCGACACCTATCGCGACTTGCTGGCCGGCACCTTGGACGCGCATCTCGCCGTCGCCTCCAACCGGCTCAACGAGGTCGTCAAAGTTCTCACCAGCGTCTCGATCATTATGATGAGCTGGGCGACCATCAGCGGCATTTACGGCATGAACTTCGAGCATATGCCCGAGCTGCACTGGCATTACGGCTATGTCTATGTTTGGGCGCTGTTCATCCTCGTCACCGTCGCCGAATACATTTACTTCCGCAAGCGCAAGTGGCTCTGA
- the cax gene encoding calcium/proton exchanger: protein MRSLLGFFKGLNTLLLFIPVSIVLHFTPGMNPLWVFAAAALAIVPLAGMMGEATEELAKRLGSAMGGLLNATFGNATELIIGLFAIHEGLIDLVKASIVGSIIGNILLVLGASILAGGIKHKTQSFNQDQAESHAINLLLATLSLAVPAMIASHYHQLNTTQNNDIVNLSIGVAGVMLITYLASLFFSLKTHEKIFRSNDAEENEEPHWSKAKAFLVLGISTVLVALESEFLVKSVEGAAKSMGVNEVFIGIIIVAIIGNAAEHSTAVMMALKNKMDITINIAIGSSIQIAMFVAPVLVFAGLLMGHPMTFIFNMAELAVIGLSAIIVAFIATDGKCHWLEGAQLLAAYVVIALAFYFLP, encoded by the coding sequence ATGCGCTCCCTACTCGGATTTTTCAAGGGCCTGAACACCCTTCTCCTGTTCATTCCCGTCAGTATTGTCCTCCATTTCACTCCCGGTATGAACCCGCTCTGGGTCTTCGCGGCCGCCGCTCTGGCGATTGTCCCTCTGGCCGGGATGATGGGCGAAGCGACGGAGGAACTCGCGAAGCGGCTCGGGAGCGCTATGGGCGGCCTGCTCAACGCGACCTTTGGAAATGCGACGGAGCTAATCATCGGCCTTTTCGCCATCCATGAAGGGCTGATCGATCTGGTCAAGGCAAGCATCGTCGGCTCGATCATCGGCAACATTCTGCTGGTTCTGGGGGCGAGCATTCTGGCCGGCGGCATCAAGCACAAAACCCAGAGCTTCAATCAAGATCAGGCCGAATCCCACGCGATCAACCTGCTGCTCGCCACGCTTTCGCTGGCGGTCCCGGCGATGATCGCCTCGCACTATCATCAGCTCAACACCACGCAAAACAACGACATCGTCAACCTCTCCATCGGCGTCGCGGGCGTCATGCTGATTACATACCTTGCGTCCCTCTTCTTTTCGCTCAAAACGCACGAAAAGATCTTCCGCAGCAACGACGCCGAGGAAAACGAGGAGCCGCACTGGTCCAAGGCCAAAGCGTTCCTCGTCCTCGGGATCTCCACCGTGCTGGTGGCGCTGGAGAGCGAATTCCTGGTCAAGAGCGTCGAGGGCGCCGCGAAGTCCATGGGCGTCAACGAAGTGTTTATCGGCATCATCATCGTCGCCATTATCGGCAACGCCGCCGAGCACTCCACGGCGGTCATGATGGCGCTGAAGAACAAGATGGACATCACCATCAACATCGCGATCGGATCCTCCATCCAGATCGCCATGTTCGTCGCCCCCGTCCTGGTCTTCGCCGGCCTTCTGATGGGCCACCCGATGACCTTCATCTTCAACATGGCCGAACTGGCCGTCATCGGCCTCAGCGCCATCATCGTCGCTTTCATCGCCACTGACGGCAAATGCCACTGGCTCGAAGGCGCCCAGCTCCTCGCCGCCTACGTGGTGATCGCGCTCGCGTTCTACTTCCTGCCGTGA
- a CDS encoding SMI1/KNR4 family protein: protein MDKLWKRLEDYLEVNAPVMRECLANGATEAELTELEAAVGHTLPSDVRLSLLRHNGQNLVNGDPGGGTLIPCGFRLLTLSDMLVEWTEHRNVAEYLKGERDPEIANPGVKPFFHHPAWIPIAADIGGNSICVDLDPGEGGSVGQIIEFNHDLDTPTRIAADYKSWLMEITDGLEAGQYIYENNSYYPGFFLPEDLSSFGVAYSPTNP from the coding sequence ATGGACAAATTATGGAAGCGATTGGAAGACTATCTTGAAGTGAATGCTCCTGTCATGCGCGAGTGCCTCGCGAACGGGGCGACTGAAGCCGAACTCACGGAATTGGAAGCAGCCGTGGGACACACTCTTCCAAGCGATGTGCGATTGTCTCTCCTGCGCCATAATGGCCAGAATCTCGTCAATGGCGATCCCGGCGGCGGCACATTGATCCCGTGTGGATTCCGCCTGCTTACCCTCTCGGATATGCTCGTGGAGTGGACCGAACATCGGAATGTTGCGGAATATCTCAAAGGCGAGCGAGATCCCGAGATCGCTAATCCGGGAGTGAAACCTTTCTTTCACCATCCTGCATGGATTCCCATCGCCGCCGACATCGGCGGCAACAGTATTTGCGTCGATCTCGATCCCGGCGAAGGCGGCTCGGTCGGTCAGATCATCGAATTCAATCATGACCTCGACACCCCAACGCGCATCGCCGCCGACTACAAATCATGGCTGATGGAAATCACAGACGGGCTAGAGGCCGGACAATACATCTACGAGAACAACAGCTATTACCCAGGCTTCTTTTTGCCCGAGGACTTAAGTTCGTTTGGAGTGGCCTATTCGCCGACAAATCCGTAA
- a CDS encoding sigma-70 family RNA polymerase sigma factor, whose translation MTENGRLLRRYVEENSQAAFAELAKRHLRLVFGTCLRELHDPVLAEDATQVVFLVLARKASSIRSEASLPCWLFTTARLTARQIRRREQMRQERERQAFEQSWRDEDSAVWARIADRVNDAVAALGEQDREAVLMRFFDGMSLKEIGELLGVPENTARMRVQRAVVKLRRRLAPAGATLSIAALTAALTAEAARATPDISQIGERILDSHQAGSAPMGADIFTRDSAPLSHSLSQMAQGVIQQMIINKLRTALVTASVGALGVSGIYTVASHAAASGKSRAAHTRPAIASTSAATTPGSSTTDPKALEILRQCQDAYGSMTTFDETVEAQINGAMSASAHISFQSPDKLRVVGKTLGQAPAMGLPYDMLSNSQTRRVLMDGKPFDYPMPQSDMAIAAITGVSGLSGAIVPSLLTHSKTWDFSEQAKGSPLTLSTETVNGAATYRIFSSPPTGNTTYWIDRKSYFLVKMAMDMRGKNFHTILTFDNPTVNGPIDPATFTP comes from the coding sequence GTGACGGAGAATGGGCGCTTGCTGCGCCGTTATGTGGAGGAAAATTCGCAGGCCGCTTTCGCGGAGTTGGCGAAGCGCCACTTGCGACTGGTTTTTGGGACGTGTCTGCGCGAACTGCACGATCCGGTTTTGGCGGAGGACGCCACGCAGGTGGTGTTTCTGGTGCTGGCGCGCAAGGCGTCCAGCATTCGATCCGAGGCGTCTCTGCCGTGCTGGCTTTTCACAACAGCGCGGCTGACGGCGCGGCAGATTCGCAGACGGGAGCAAATGCGCCAGGAGCGTGAGCGGCAGGCATTCGAGCAGAGTTGGCGGGACGAAGACAGCGCCGTCTGGGCGCGCATCGCGGACCGAGTCAACGACGCCGTTGCGGCGCTGGGCGAACAGGATCGCGAGGCGGTCCTGATGCGGTTCTTTGACGGGATGAGCTTGAAGGAAATCGGAGAGCTGCTCGGTGTCCCGGAGAACACGGCGCGGATGCGCGTACAGCGGGCGGTCGTCAAGCTGAGGCGGCGTCTGGCCCCGGCCGGCGCCACACTGAGCATCGCCGCATTGACCGCCGCGCTCACAGCGGAAGCAGCGCGCGCGACACCTGACATCTCCCAAATTGGGGAGCGAATATTAGATTCGCATCAGGCCGGTTCGGCGCCGATGGGAGCAGATATTTTCACTCGCGACTCCGCCCCTCTCAGTCATTCTCTGAGTCAAATGGCCCAAGGAGTTATTCAGCAGATGATCATCAATAAATTACGCACAGCCCTCGTGACAGCGAGTGTTGGCGCTCTCGGCGTCTCCGGTATTTATACGGTCGCCAGTCATGCAGCGGCTTCTGGAAAATCCCGAGCCGCACACACTCGCCCCGCAATCGCGTCCACGAGCGCCGCGACAACGCCCGGAAGTTCTACGACGGATCCGAAAGCGCTGGAGATTCTGCGTCAATGCCAAGACGCCTATGGCTCCATGACAACGTTCGACGAGACGGTCGAGGCGCAAATCAATGGCGCAATGTCCGCGTCGGCGCACATTTCTTTCCAAAGCCCGGACAAGCTGCGAGTGGTGGGAAAGACACTCGGTCAGGCGCCGGCGATGGGCTTACCGTATGACATGCTGTCCAACAGTCAAACCCGCCGCGTCTTGATGGATGGCAAGCCATTTGATTATCCGATGCCGCAATCGGATATGGCGATCGCCGCCATCACCGGCGTTTCCGGCCTCTCCGGGGCGATCGTCCCATCGCTGCTCACCCATTCCAAAACCTGGGATTTCTCGGAGCAAGCCAAAGGCAGCCCTCTCACGCTCTCCACGGAGACCGTAAACGGCGCCGCGACATACCGAATATTCAGTTCTCCGCCTACGGGAAACACGACCTATTGGATTGATCGCAAGAGCTACTTTCTTGTAAAGATGGCGATGGATATGCGAGGCAAAAACTTTCATACAATCCTGACGTTTGACAACCCTACGGTCAACGGGCCGATAGATCCGGCGACCTTCACTCCCTAA
- a CDS encoding sigma-70 family RNA polymerase sigma factor, with protein MQTRQRHDWDLVRQYARHGSQAAFDELVRRHMKLVYTTCRRELGDPWLAEDVTQVVFLILSRKAGMLPPGAIVSRWLFKTARFASQDVRKREARRLAREASLRAQASASAEVDSGDVSALDMALLSALGSLGRSDWEAVQFRFYEEMSFHEIGERYGISDDAAQKRVSRAVDRIRRAIAHEGICLTAATIAALIGSENSQAAPNTALQRIEQASSLPGSVHSGALAVQSKIYGLTKGVLTAMALKNMATAALVLVVALTAGAPLIVQGQSNPSAATPAVTAPAGSADSNSLPFTIVLDPGHGGSDSGATSSGPGRVLEKDLDLAIALKLRDLLAAKGARVFLTRDSDVYSIPSKRARIGVNHHTDFFLSIHCGSTSRETISGTTVYYHAQNKAAQSLAVSVLNGVAQQSVLPAYGAMSDTTRFTNGFSILREQPSNAILIQCGFMSNPLDLSALTDPEKQTRIAQGIVDGLTAAASSRK; from the coding sequence ATGCAAACACGACAGAGGCATGACTGGGATCTGGTCCGGCAGTATGCGCGGCATGGGTCGCAGGCGGCGTTCGATGAGCTGGTGCGGCGGCATATGAAGCTGGTTTACACCACTTGCCGCCGGGAGCTTGGGGATCCTTGGCTTGCGGAGGATGTCACGCAGGTCGTCTTCTTGATCCTGTCCAGAAAAGCGGGCATGCTGCCGCCCGGCGCGATTGTTTCCCGATGGCTGTTCAAAACCGCGCGCTTTGCGTCTCAAGACGTGCGGAAACGAGAAGCCCGGCGATTGGCCCGGGAAGCGAGTCTGCGCGCGCAGGCGTCCGCTTCCGCCGAAGTCGATAGCGGTGATGTCTCGGCGCTGGACATGGCGCTGCTGTCGGCGCTCGGTTCGCTGGGACGCAGCGACTGGGAGGCCGTGCAGTTCCGGTTCTACGAGGAAATGAGTTTTCATGAGATCGGAGAGAGGTACGGTATTTCCGACGACGCGGCGCAGAAACGCGTGTCCCGGGCGGTCGATCGGATACGCCGGGCTATCGCCCATGAGGGGATCTGTCTCACGGCGGCGACAATCGCGGCGCTGATCGGATCGGAGAATTCTCAAGCCGCGCCCAACACGGCGCTTCAACGGATCGAACAGGCTTCTTCTCTTCCGGGGAGCGTCCATTCCGGCGCGCTGGCCGTCCAATCGAAAATCTACGGACTGACAAAAGGAGTGCTCACCGCAATGGCTCTCAAAAATATGGCGACCGCCGCCCTCGTACTGGTCGTCGCGCTGACCGCCGGCGCGCCGCTGATCGTTCAGGGACAAAGCAATCCATCGGCGGCGACGCCTGCCGTCACGGCGCCCGCCGGCAGCGCGGACTCGAACTCGCTCCCCTTCACAATCGTCCTCGACCCCGGCCATGGCGGCAGCGACTCTGGGGCCACTTCGAGCGGCCCCGGTCGAGTCCTGGAGAAAGATTTGGATCTGGCGATCGCCCTCAAGCTGCGTGATCTGCTCGCGGCAAAAGGCGCCCGGGTATTCCTCACACGCGACAGCGACGTCTATTCGATTCCCAGCAAACGGGCGCGAATCGGCGTCAACCACCACACGGATTTCTTCCTCTCCATCCATTGCGGCAGCACGTCGCGGGAAACCATTTCCGGAACCACCGTCTATTATCATGCGCAAAATAAGGCCGCCCAGTCGCTGGCGGTCAGCGTGCTCAACGGCGTCGCCCAGCAATCCGTCCTGCCCGCCTACGGCGCCATGTCCGACACCACTCGTTTCACAAACGGGTTTTCCATCCTTCGAGAGCAGCCAAGCAACGCCATCTTGATTCAGTGCGGATTTATGTCCAATCCCCTCGACCTCTCCGCTCTCACAGACCCGGAAAAGCAAACACGGATCGCGCAGGGGATCGTGGACGGGCTTACTGCGGCGGCCTCAAGTCGGAAATAG
- a CDS encoding alpha/beta hydrolase yields the protein MDTSSRRITLENFDDGGLASGPRRIEIHLPEGYGESRDCYPVVYFSDGGIVFSNSGPYSMDVDLAHDRLVQDGSISPVILVGITNTSSAGRARDLTPTEESGYPDFSETGGGLEGYYQFIAQRLKPSMDLQYRTQPEAASTGIAGASLGGLAAFLIAYEHPETFGMAGCMSSSWSWDHGYAFRRIESDGGAAKPIRIWVDGGGEEYEVWRDAAHAYDLLERQGWTPGENLAAFFDYAAAHEPAAQRDRMREMLSFLLRREPLKLVDYRLICASDPTRDVVRLHVGEQRIIAAEAWRENGLRLTVPHPNFTIADPDIVTFDEQDPLLLHGVSPGETILSSVYQGYTASLRVIVS from the coding sequence TTGGACACATCGAGTCGCCGGATCACGCTCGAAAATTTTGATGACGGCGGTCTCGCCTCGGGGCCGCGAAGAATCGAGATTCATCTTCCGGAAGGTTATGGCGAAAGCCGCGATTGTTATCCCGTCGTCTATTTCAGCGATGGCGGCATCGTGTTTTCCAATTCCGGGCCATACAGCATGGACGTGGACTTGGCGCACGACCGGCTCGTTCAAGATGGATCTATTAGCCCGGTAATTCTTGTCGGGATTACGAACACCTCGTCCGCCGGCAGAGCCCGGGATCTCACGCCCACGGAAGAAAGCGGCTACCCGGATTTTTCGGAAACCGGCGGCGGTCTCGAAGGCTACTACCAATTCATCGCCCAGCGCCTCAAGCCCTCGATGGACCTTCAATATCGCACCCAGCCCGAGGCGGCCTCGACCGGGATCGCCGGCGCGTCGCTGGGCGGCCTGGCGGCGTTCTTGATCGCCTACGAGCATCCGGAAACGTTCGGCATGGCGGGCTGCATGTCTTCTTCATGGAGCTGGGATCATGGATACGCGTTCCGTCGGATCGAAAGCGATGGGGGCGCCGCGAAGCCGATCCGCATCTGGGTGGACGGCGGCGGCGAAGAATATGAGGTGTGGCGGGACGCCGCCCACGCCTACGATCTGCTGGAGCGGCAGGGATGGACCCCGGGTGAGAACCTCGCTGCCTTTTTCGACTACGCCGCCGCCCATGAACCGGCCGCTCAGCGGGACCGGATGCGTGAGATGCTCAGCTTTTTGCTGCGCCGAGAGCCTCTCAAACTCGTGGATTACCGACTGATCTGCGCGAGTGACCCCACAAGAGATGTGGTGCGTCTCCATGTCGGTGAACAGCGCATCATCGCCGCGGAAGCGTGGCGCGAAAACGGCCTTCGCCTCACGGTCCCGCATCCGAATTTCACAATTGCGGACCCAGACATTGTGACCTTCGACGAGCAAGACCCGCTCCTGCTGCACGGAGTATCGCCAGGAGAAACGATTCTTTCGTCGGTTTATCAGGGATACACGGCCTCGCTGCGGGTGATCGTGTCATAA
- a CDS encoding MFS transporter — protein MSNVLPLGASRADRIYNFFSCVIDSIGWPLGMAFFSNTIILPVFLAHLGASDLLVGCVPALMNLLITLPGFLVVPYLSRRKRARGFLIWIALLERFALFPLVPLTLILGVSHPKWMIAALFGCLTVHATMMGLNQPAYWMAVGKTIPSHWRGRLYGVAGGIGGVLSVGVERLLSHLLSGPSGGFPEGYSQGFLIGFLILTFTVLPLGFLREPDSPVVVDKDAHPPFARELTRVLRGNRSFRNFLYAQTAFQLAAGVTPFYILYAQRDIGANTTAVAAFTGVMVCVTAFGGLGWGAWADRAGNKIILLAASLCAVLAPLAALGAHAPVTFYSVFILLALLASASNIAGANIVMEFASEAHEIALYMSIANIMTALPRTVATLLGGAVASATHGYRVGFALSAILALISLLLTLRVTEPRIKVERPLPPGP, from the coding sequence ATGAGTAACGTCTTGCCCCTCGGCGCATCGCGGGCCGACCGCATCTATAACTTTTTTTCCTGTGTGATCGATTCGATCGGATGGCCGCTGGGGATGGCGTTCTTTTCGAACACCATCATTCTGCCGGTCTTTCTGGCGCATCTGGGCGCGTCGGACCTGCTTGTCGGCTGCGTTCCCGCGCTGATGAACCTGCTGATCACCCTGCCGGGGTTTCTGGTCGTTCCCTATCTTAGCCGCCGGAAACGCGCGCGCGGGTTTCTGATTTGGATCGCCCTGTTGGAGCGCTTCGCCCTGTTTCCTTTGGTTCCGCTGACGCTGATCCTGGGCGTGTCGCATCCCAAATGGATGATCGCCGCGCTTTTTGGCTGTCTGACCGTTCACGCGACGATGATGGGACTGAACCAGCCGGCGTACTGGATGGCGGTGGGAAAAACGATTCCGAGTCACTGGCGCGGTCGTCTTTACGGCGTGGCCGGCGGGATTGGCGGCGTGCTGAGCGTGGGGGTGGAGCGGCTGCTCAGTCATCTGCTGTCCGGACCGAGCGGGGGATTTCCGGAAGGGTATAGCCAGGGGTTCTTGATCGGGTTCTTGATTCTGACATTCACCGTGCTGCCGCTGGGATTTCTGCGCGAACCCGACAGCCCGGTTGTCGTGGACAAAGACGCGCACCCGCCGTTCGCGCGTGAGCTCACCCGTGTTCTGCGCGGCAATCGGAGCTTCCGAAACTTCCTCTACGCACAGACCGCCTTTCAACTGGCGGCCGGCGTGACGCCTTTTTACATCCTCTACGCCCAGCGTGATATTGGCGCGAACACGACGGCCGTCGCGGCGTTCACCGGCGTCATGGTCTGCGTGACCGCCTTCGGCGGCCTGGGGTGGGGCGCATGGGCCGACCGCGCCGGCAACAAAATCATCTTGCTGGCCGCCTCCCTCTGCGCCGTCCTTGCGCCCCTCGCCGCCCTGGGAGCCCACGCGCCCGTCACCTTCTACTCCGTCTTCATCCTGCTCGCGCTGCTCGCCTCCGCGAGCAACATCGCCGGCGCGAACATCGTGATGGAGTTCGCCAGCGAAGCGCACGAAATCGCCCTCTACATGAGCATCGCCAATATCATGACCGCGCTCCCCCGCACCGTCGCCACCCTCCTCGGCGGCGCTGTTGCCTCCGCCACCCATGGATACCGCGTCGGCTTCGCACTCTCGGCCATACTTGCCTTGATCAGTTTGCTGCTGACCCTGCGCGTGACGGAGCCAAGGATCAAAGTCGAGCGGCCGCTGCCGCCGGGGCCGTAA
- a CDS encoding class I SAM-dependent methyltransferase: MDLLTAQYLLTEPGRLLLAEAGALLAAKAEPVVALTRLRKTAAPEIAAAAWEMAASRRKGARKFGESAEAMYFVGEALEQASSAGAAAYHAARFVEAGVTALTDLCGGVGGDAIAFARAGLQVTVVERDPARALFAAENARALNLETKITVHCADAAEFSVTTEAVWFDPARRVDKRRVVAPEDYSPPLSLVNDLRDLGVAHIGIKLAPGIDHDVAAQMDAGLEFLSDEGECKESLFWTGRLRAPEPVRATVLTPHAIHALAGTPDEDTDYIPPASSDEGGYFYEPDPAVIRAHLVRTLAHDLNAAPVDPQIAYLIAPELISTPFATAYEIVERFPYHFKTLQKALNARGVGRVVVKKRGVPHEPEAVIKQLKLKGTEEMTVVLTRMGDKQIAILCRRVQEEKRL, encoded by the coding sequence ATGGATCTTCTCACCGCCCAATATTTACTGACCGAACCGGGACGCCTGCTGCTGGCCGAAGCCGGCGCGCTTCTGGCGGCGAAGGCCGAGCCGGTCGTCGCGCTGACACGCCTGCGCAAGACCGCCGCGCCGGAGATCGCGGCGGCGGCCTGGGAAATGGCGGCTTCGCGCCGCAAGGGCGCGCGCAAGTTCGGGGAATCCGCTGAGGCGATGTATTTTGTCGGGGAAGCGCTGGAGCAGGCGTCGAGCGCCGGCGCCGCCGCGTATCACGCCGCGCGCTTCGTGGAGGCGGGCGTCACCGCGCTAACGGACCTTTGCGGCGGCGTCGGCGGCGACGCCATCGCGTTTGCCCGCGCCGGCCTGCAAGTGACCGTCGTGGAGCGCGATCCCGCCCGCGCACTCTTCGCCGCCGAAAACGCGCGGGCGCTGAACTTAGAAACGAAGATCACCGTCCACTGCGCCGACGCCGCCGAATTTTCCGTGACGACGGAAGCCGTCTGGTTCGACCCCGCCCGCCGCGTGGACAAACGCCGCGTTGTCGCTCCTGAAGACTACTCGCCGCCGCTCTCTCTGGTGAACGACCTGCGCGATCTGGGCGTGGCGCACATCGGAATCAAGCTCGCGCCGGGAATCGATCACGATGTCGCCGCGCAAATGGACGCGGGTTTGGAGTTTCTCTCCGACGAAGGCGAGTGCAAAGAATCCCTCTTCTGGACGGGACGCCTGCGCGCGCCCGAGCCCGTCCGCGCCACCGTGCTCACCCCGCACGCAATACATGCGCTCGCGGGAACGCCTGACGAAGATACGGACTACATCCCGCCGGCGTCCTCCGACGAAGGCGGTTACTTCTACGAACCCGACCCCGCCGTCATCCGCGCGCACCTCGTCCGAACGCTCGCGCACGATTTGAACGCCGCGCCTGTCGACCCGCAGATCGCCTACCTCATCGCCCCCGAACTCATCTCCACGCCCTTCGCCACCGCGTACGAGATCGTCGAGCGCTTTCCTTACCACTTCAAGACACTGCAAAAGGCATTAAACGCGCGCGGCGTCGGCCGCGTGGTCGTCAAAAAACGCGGCGTGCCCCACGAGCCCGAAGCCGTGATCAAGCAGCTCAAGCTCAAAGGAACGGAAGAAATGACCGTCGTGCTCACCCGCATGGGCGACAAACAGATCGCCATTCTCTGCCGAAGGGTGCAAGAGGAGAAACGATTATGA